A window of the Methanobacterium sp. genome harbors these coding sequences:
- a CDS encoding LLM class flavin-dependent oxidoreductase — MNAPGQRYHPAIIAQAAATLTEMYENRFWIALGSGQLLNEGITGDKWPSKAERNQRLKQSAEIIRKLWNGIRVTFNGHVKIEEAKLYTLPEKPPLLIGAAISAETAEWMEIWADGLITTSKPEKELKEV, encoded by the coding sequence GTGAATGCTCCTGGGCAAAGATACCATCCAGCAATTATAGCTCAAGCAGCTGCTACCCTAACCGAAATGTACGAAAATAGATTCTGGATTGCACTTGGAAGTGGTCAGTTATTAAATGAAGGGATTACAGGAGACAAATGGCCTTCAAAAGCAGAAAGAAACCAGCGTTTAAAACAATCTGCTGAAATCATAAGGAAATTATGGAATGGAATAAGGGTGACATTTAATGGACATGTTAAAATTGAAGAAGCGAAACTCTATACCCTTCCAGAAAAGCCACCACTTTTAATAGGTGCGGCAATATCTGCTGAAACTGCAGAATGGATGGAAATTTGGGCTGATGGTCTTATTACAACTTCAAAACCTGAAAAAGAGCTGAAAGAAGTGG